CTCGGCGCGTTCGCGATGGCTTCCGCGGGTTGTTGATGGGAGACTCGGTCGCCAGCGTGCTCAGCAGCTCTCCTACAGGCGCAGCAGCGGGTTCGCCTTCGATCCGAATCGTCCTCTGTAGTCGTCCGCAGTGACGATTCCCTGACGGCGCAGCTCCCTGATAACGGAATTCAGGTGAGTTTCACGCCAAGGCTCAGGCCGAAGCGCGGCGTGGAGATCCTGCCAACGCTTCGGTCCATCTCGAAGTTGCTTGAGCATCCACGCCTTTACGGGTGCCAGATCGGGCTGCGGCGTAATCAGCACCTGCTGGTTCGGATTGTCCGATTTTCTGACGTAGAATCCTCCATGCGGCGCGATGCTCCACACGCAGTCCTTCATCAGGTCTCGGCCATCCTCGTGATTGGTGAAGTGGACAAGCAGATAGCGCGTCGCCCGGTTGTCTCCGAGCATGCGGATAGACGTCCACCACTGAGCACCTACCTTGGTCGCCAGCAGCTGCACGGCCTGCTCCGCACGTTCGTCGAAGTCCGCCGAATCGACGACGCTACGCCACTCGGGTCCGTCGAACACAAGGTCTAATGTGGCTGCCATTCCCGCCTTGTCACGACCCTGTGCCAATGCCATGTCCAACTCGCGCCAGATGAGATTCACGAACAGTTCAACGCGCCCCGTTCCCATCAGCGCGCTCAGGATGCCACAGGGAACTTTAAAGCCGTACGGGTCGACGAAGGCGAACGCGGGAGCAAGTCGCTTCCTGGTGCTTCTCAGGGGCTCGACGAGTCTCTGAAGGATCGCGAACGCGTCGCCTGCGAGCGGCTCGACGATGACGCCGTTTGGAAGTGGGCCTAACGCCTCGAGTTCCTCCTGCAGCGCTGACAAATTGACAGGGTCGCGTTCGATAAGTAGAAAGCGAAACTCTGATTTCTTCAGGAGCGCGTCTCGATAGTTGTGCGTAAGGAGGGCCTTGAGCGCGACGAGCGGAGACCCGAGCTGTCCTGTCAGATGTCGGCCCCTGCCAGCGTGTGTGTCAACATAAATGACACGACCAGCCCAGGTGCCGAGCTTCGGGAACCAGCCGCCAAGGTAACGTCGGACGAGCTCATGCTTGACGTGTTGGAGATTCGTGTATTCGGCCCAGTAATGGGGATTTTCATCCGCGATCGTGGCCATGATGGCCTCCGCTCTACTACAGAGCAGGCCTCGTGCGATGAAAATCGACCGGGAATTCGTCGTACGTCCTGCCGTTCAGCTGGCGTCCGGTCTTGTGTTTCCGCCTTCCGCCCCATTGCTTGAAAAAGAAGGCGACGCCGTGCCAGGCACACTGGTGTTGGATGTTCAACACCCATTCTTCGCGCATCGGCCTTGCGTCCGGTCCACTTTCGCCGCCGACGATGACCCAGTTGATGCCCTGGAGATCGATTTCGCCGAGATCCTCCAGCAGCGGCTCGATCGACGCGAAGCGAACGCGGACGGGAGCGCGCCGAAGTGCATCGAGTCGAGGTAGTCCGTACTTTCGGGTTTCAACACTGACGCCATACCAGACGTGAGGTAGGTCGGCCATCCATCTCAGCTCGCCTGACAGGAGGCGGAGCATCCGCTGGTGCCGCTTCGTCAGCACCTGGAAGGTATGCCAGTCAGCACGACGCATAACATCGCCCACGCGTGCGACGTAGTCGACTGGTACGGCCTCGTGGAAGAGATCGCTCATCGAATTCACGAAAATCTTTCGCGGCGCGTGCCACCGCAGCGGCTCGTGAAGCTTCTCGGGGACTAGCCGGAGATCGAAGCCCTCGCTGAAGGGGTGGCCAGGAACGCCGCGAAAGCGCTCCGCGAACGCCTCTGCGTAACAGAACTTGCAACCAGGGCTGACCTTGGTGCAGCCCCGGACGGGGTTCCAGGTGGCGTCGGTCCATTCGATGCGCGAACGGTCACTCATATGGCGAAGATATTACGAATGTTGCGCCTATCCAGTCAACGAGGAATGCTTCGGATTCGCTGCTGCGCGATCTTCATCGGCAGAAGCCGGCACGGAGAGGCTCGTTGCCGGTCGCTAACACTAGCCCTGGCGCGGCGGCGAATTCCACACCACGGCTGTCCGCACGTATCTTGACGTTTGGGAAAAAGCTTGCCCACCTCACATCGACGACAGCGTCGAGACACCTGCCGCGACGGCTGGCGGCGCTCCTGACAGGTCCATGCTCTATGGTCCACAAGACAAGGGAGCGCGTTCGCGCTTCCGGTTCCAAGGTGGAACCCAGCTCGCGGATTTCGAGTGCAGCGGACGCGACTGTGGCACCCAGCAGGTTGCGAAGTGACCACGCGTCCCGGTGTCGCTGACCGTTCGGCGTTGGCTGAACGTCAACCGGAAACGGGTGCAATGCGGCGTAGCGTGCGACAACGTCCGGCCGCTTGGGTTCGGAGCGATCGGGAAGCGTATAGAGCACAGGCTCAAACTTGGGTCGAGCGTCCGAGGTTGCAATCGCGGCATTGGTGAACGTCTGCTGTCTGATCGTCCACGTGACCGTGTAGACGCCGTCACCGTCGTCGATGATGGCATCGAGGAACTCTTCGTACACTTCCAGATGCTCGGTGGTGAGCTGCGTCGTGCTGAGGCCATCAGGAGCAACAACGAGGAAGGTCGCTTCTCTAGCCGTCGACTCAATGAAGCTGGTTCGTGTCTCCGCTGATGCGAACTTGAACTGCTTAGTGTCGGCCGGTTCGACTACGTGCTCAGCGGGCACTTCAAACTGCTCATCGAAACGTGCCAAAGCTGCGTCGAAGGGGGTTGCCTGCATCGGTTGCGGGAGTGTCGTCTGGGCACCTCGGACGGAGCCTCCAGGACAGGACCAAAGGAGGACGAGTCCAATGATGGCGAACAGCAGCACTCCCCATAGATACTTGCCCCGGAATGCCATCTTCGCCTTCCCAGCTTCGGACGTCCCAACGTCTGGGGTCCTGTGCATCCTTTTGAGTGATGGGGCGATTGTAATAGATGAGCTGTGTTAGAGCAAGGTCTCCAGACGTTTTGAATCCAGCATCGACCGTAGCAGAGAAACCTGTTGCTGGTTGCGCGAAAAGGAGTCGCGCGAGAAGAGGCCGAACGCCTGTCGCAATGGGACGTGGCGTTAGCCGTGCGCCGACACGCGTCTCCAAAATGTCTCCAAGACCACGGTCGAAAGCTGAGGACTCGCGACGACACCAGGGGAGGAGCAGGAGCCGGCCAAATGATTGGAGATTAAGAGCTTAAAATCAGAATGCGCGTGCCATCACCAACTTAGCAATATGGGTTGTATCGGGTTCGAGTCCCGTCGACCCCGCCATTCCCGCGTCGCGTGAATGGCTCGCTCGCCGTCCTCAGTCGATCCGCCTTGGCTTGCAGCCAAGGTGAGATGGTTCGAGTCCCGTCGCCCGCTCCAGCTATCCTCTTTTACGGCAAACCAGGTACGTGAGCGTGGAGGCGGTCATTCCGAGCAGTGCCGGATAGATGGCGTCGGGATAGAGGCCGAATTCCCAGACGAGCACCGTGCCAGCGCCCACGACCATCATTGCGAGACCCACCGCCGATGACACCGGCTGCTGTGCCAGCCGCAAGAGAAGTAGCGGTACGAAGCTCGCGCCGAAGAGCGACACGGCTCGGAGCACCAGCTCGAACACACCCTCGCTGGACGTGAGCGCGATGGCCAACGCGATCGCCGCCACTGACAGGGTGGCGAGCTTCGAGGCGAGATAGCTCGACTTCGCCCTCGGCCAGATGTCTCGGGTCACCGCCGCCGAGCACGCCAAGAGCTGTGAATCCGCCGTGGAGATGGTCGCGGCGAATATCCCGGCGAGAAGCACGCCCACGAGGAAGGAGGGCAAGAGAGGTTGGCCATCACGGCCCGCCCGGCCGAGCTCGAGCAGCGCACCCTCGTTGGCGCCGCCCTCGAGCCCGGGAACGAGGACGCGGGCGTACAGCGCTATGGCGATGACGAGCAGAAAGAACGGGATATACCAGGAGAAGTAGACGATGCGGGCACGGTCGATGGCCTTCGGCGACTCGATCGCGAGAATGCGAATGAGAATGTGCGGCTGCCCGACAGAGCTGAACCCGCCCGAGACCATGCCGATGAGATACATCCCGAGGCCGAATGTCGCATGCGTTGGGCGCCACTCCAGGAGCGAGGGGTCCTCCGCCCCGAGCGCCGCAAAGAGGGCGCTCGGCGCACCCACCTCGGCGGCGGCGAATCCCAGGAGCATGATCATCGTCCCCAGCATCACGACAGACTGCGCCGCGTCGGTCCAGATCGAGGCGCGCAAGCCACCCGCGTAGCAGTACGCGATGACGACGATCGCCCCGATGACCGAACCGATCCACTCGGGCCGGTCGAAGACCGCGTGGAGCGCCACCCCTCCGGCTTGGAGCTGTGCCGCCGCGTACACGCTGAGGAACGAGAACGTGAGCACGCCGCCCAGGACCACGACGGGACGGTTGACGCCGCCGTCGGGTCGGCTGCCGACGAGCTCTGGGACCGACTGAACACCCGCCTGTCCGGAGACGATTCGCACGCGCTTGTGCACCCATATCCAGGCGATCAGCTCTCCCGTGATCCACCCGACCATCATCCACACGGTCTGAATGCCGAGCGCGTAGGTAAACCCGATCATCCCCATGAACATGAACCCGCTGTTGTTGGTGGCAACTGCCGACAACGCGGTCAGCCAGGGGTTCACGTTGCGGCCAGCGAGAAGGTAGTCCTCGGTCGTCTCTTGCTTCTTGAGCGTGGAGGCCACGCCGATGAGGGTGAAGAGCAGGAGAAACGTGACGAAACCGGTGAGGATGATGGCCATGAAGCACGCTTGCTGGGGCAGGGTACGCAATTGGTCGGGGCGCCGTCAATGCGTCATCCCGACGCGTCATCCGGACGAGCCTCATCCCGACCAGGGTTTCGCCCATCGCCCCTTCTTGTGATGACCGCAGCATCGCGAGCAGCTCATCGCGGCGCTTCGCCATGAGCTCGGGTGGCTAGATATCGCTCGGGCCGCGCCGTTCCCGCGCGGCGTAAGGGTGCAGACGCATCTCCGCCAGGTTTTGCATGGCGCGCTCCCACAGGGCGTCGAAGCCCTGGGCGAGGCTCTCGGCCAGGGCCCGGTCGTGGACGAGCAGCGAAGCGAACCGCCCGTCCGGGACGAAGGGATGATCGAGCGATAGGATCACGGTCTCCTCGTCGATCACGTGAAACGGGTGGCCCAGCTCGCCCGAGAAGCGGACGCCGGCCAGATGCTGCATGCTTGCTGCATGGCGGCGGAGAAAGTCCAGCAAACGCGGCGCGTTGCGATTGGCGAAGCCAAAGACCACGCGGTGGTCGATGGCGTGGAGGTCCACCTGTCGGCCGACGCGCCTGAGGACGTCGAATCGCTCGGTCGCCGCGCGATCCAGCGCCACCAGGTCGCCTTCCTCGAGGTAGGACCGGATGCGTGTGCGAGCCGACGCCAGCCGCGCAAGATGGCGTTTGACGTGGCTCTCCACGCCGAGCGCGAGATCCACGAACATCTGACGGCCCCGCAGCCGTGACGGCAGAC
The Luteitalea sp. DNA segment above includes these coding regions:
- a CDS encoding sodium/proline symporter; translation: MAIILTGFVTFLLLFTLIGVASTLKKQETTEDYLLAGRNVNPWLTALSAVATNNSGFMFMGMIGFTYALGIQTVWMMVGWITGELIAWIWVHKRVRIVSGQAGVQSVPELVGSRPDGGVNRPVVVLGGVLTFSFLSVYAAAQLQAGGVALHAVFDRPEWIGSVIGAIVVIAYCYAGGLRASIWTDAAQSVVMLGTMIMLLGFAAAEVGAPSALFAALGAEDPSLLEWRPTHATFGLGMYLIGMVSGGFSSVGQPHILIRILAIESPKAIDRARIVYFSWYIPFFLLVIAIALYARVLVPGLEGGANEGALLELGRAGRDGQPLLPSFLVGVLLAGIFAATISTADSQLLACSAAVTRDIWPRAKSSYLASKLATLSVAAIALAIALTSSEGVFELVLRAVSLFGASFVPLLLLRLAQQPVSSAVGLAMMVVGAGTVLVWEFGLYPDAIYPALLGMTASTLTYLVCRKRG
- the tcmP gene encoding three-Cys-motif partner protein TcmP, producing MATIADENPHYWAEYTNLQHVKHELVRRYLGGWFPKLGTWAGRVIYVDTHAGRGRHLTGQLGSPLVALKALLTHNYRDALLKKSEFRFLLIERDPVNLSALQEELEALGPLPNGVIVEPLAGDAFAILQRLVEPLRSTRKRLAPAFAFVDPYGFKVPCGILSALMGTGRVELFVNLIWRELDMALAQGRDKAGMAATLDLVFDGPEWRSVVDSADFDERAEQAVQLLATKVGAQWWTSIRMLGDNRATRYLLVHFTNHEDGRDLMKDCVWSIAPHGGFYVRKSDNPNQQVLITPQPDLAPVKAWMLKQLRDGPKRWQDLHAALRPEPWRETHLNSVIRELRRQGIVTADDYRGRFGSKANPLLRL
- a CDS encoding DUF5131 family protein — protein: MSDRSRIEWTDATWNPVRGCTKVSPGCKFCYAEAFAERFRGVPGHPFSEGFDLRLVPEKLHEPLRWHAPRKIFVNSMSDLFHEAVPVDYVARVGDVMRRADWHTFQVLTKRHQRMLRLLSGELRWMADLPHVWYGVSVETRKYGLPRLDALRRAPVRVRFASIEPLLEDLGEIDLQGINWVIVGGESGPDARPMREEWVLNIQHQCAWHGVAFFFKQWGGRRKHKTGRQLNGRTYDEFPVDFHRTRPAL